The following are encoded together in the Streptomyces sp. NBC_00358 genome:
- a CDS encoding Crp/Fnr family transcriptional regulator, with translation MDDVLRRAPLFAALDDEQAAELRASMSEVTLARGDALFHEGDPGDRLYVVTEGKVKLHRTSPDGRENMLAVLGPGELIGELSLFDPGPRTATATALTEVKLLGLGHGDLQPWLNARPEVAAALLRAVARRLRKTNDQMSDLVFSDVPGRVARALLDLSRRFGVQSEEGIHVVHDLTQEELAQLVGASRETVNKALADFAGRGWLRLEARAVILLDVERLAKRSR, from the coding sequence GTGGACGACGTTCTGCGGCGCGCCCCGCTCTTCGCGGCGCTCGATGACGAGCAGGCCGCGGAGCTCCGCGCCTCCATGAGTGAGGTGACCCTCGCACGAGGCGACGCTCTCTTCCATGAGGGCGACCCCGGCGACCGCCTCTATGTGGTCACCGAGGGCAAGGTGAAGCTCCATCGCACCTCCCCCGACGGGCGGGAGAACATGCTGGCCGTCCTCGGCCCCGGTGAGCTGATCGGCGAGCTTTCGCTGTTCGACCCGGGCCCGCGCACGGCGACCGCCACCGCGCTCACCGAGGTCAAGCTGCTCGGCCTCGGCCACGGCGACCTCCAGCCGTGGCTGAACGCGCGGCCCGAGGTGGCCGCCGCCCTGCTGCGCGCCGTCGCACGGCGCCTGCGCAAGACGAACGACCAGATGTCCGACCTGGTCTTCTCCGACGTGCCCGGCCGCGTGGCCCGCGCCCTGCTCGACCTGTCGCGCCGCTTCGGCGTGCAGTCCGAAGAGGGCATCCACGTCGTGCACGACCTCACCCAGGAGGAGTTGGCCCAGCTGGTCGGCGCCTCCCGCGAGACCGTCAACAAGGCGCTCGCCGACTTCGCGGGCCGCGGCTGGCTCCGCCTGGAGGCCCGCGCGGTGATCCTCCTGGACGTGGAGCGGCTCGCCAAGCGCTCGCGCTGA
- a CDS encoding nucleotidyltransferase — MAAQGHHKGLDAHGYIEREGSPARVPYAFGPVVAAARDRVLDVFGTRLDSAYLYGSIPRGTARVGRSDLDLLLSLRDEPTDADRTDARAFGAALDKEFAEIDGVGTLLFSRERLLSDLETHDLGWFVACLCTPLLGEDLAGHLPRYRPDTLLARETNGDLALLLPRWRERIAAAADTDEARRPLVRSMSRHLVRTGFTLVMPRWNGWTSDLGEMAEAFGAYYPERAADMRNAAARGYGPTGEQAVLRAYTDDLGPWLAAEYARVHGIKAPRP; from the coding sequence ATGGCCGCTCAGGGACACCACAAGGGACTCGACGCGCACGGGTACATCGAGCGCGAAGGATCGCCCGCGCGCGTCCCGTACGCCTTCGGGCCGGTCGTCGCCGCGGCCAGGGACCGCGTCCTGGACGTCTTCGGGACCCGGCTGGACAGCGCGTACCTCTACGGCTCGATCCCGCGCGGCACCGCGCGCGTGGGACGGTCCGACCTCGACCTGCTGCTGTCCTTGCGCGATGAGCCGACGGACGCCGACCGTACCGACGCCCGCGCGTTCGGAGCGGCGCTGGACAAGGAGTTCGCCGAGATCGACGGCGTGGGAACGCTGCTGTTCAGCCGTGAACGACTGCTGAGCGACCTGGAGACCCACGACCTCGGCTGGTTCGTCGCCTGCCTCTGCACGCCCCTTCTGGGCGAGGATCTGGCCGGACACCTGCCGCGCTACCGCCCCGACACGCTGCTCGCCCGCGAGACGAACGGCGACCTCGCGCTGTTGCTGCCGCGCTGGCGCGAGCGGATCGCCGCCGCCGCGGACACCGACGAGGCCAGGCGCCCGCTGGTGCGATCGATGTCCCGGCACCTCGTGCGTACCGGCTTCACGCTCGTCATGCCGCGCTGGAACGGCTGGACCAGCGACCTCGGGGAGATGGCCGAGGCGTTCGGCGCGTACTACCCGGAGCGGGCCGCCGACATGCGGAACGCGGCCGCCCGGGGATACGGGCCGACCGGCGAACAGGCTGTGCTCCGCGCGTACACCGACGATCTCGGACCCTGGCTCGCCGCGGAGTACGCGCGCGTGCACGGCATCAAGGCGCCCCGCCCGTGA
- a CDS encoding MBL fold metallo-hydrolase produces the protein MTEAAAPPGRPRGAVLSGPATARAVNVLAPNASAMTLDGTNTWIVSEPDSELAVVIDPGPLDEGHLRGVLDTAEKAGKRVALTLLTHGHPDHAEGAGRFAELSGTKVRALDAALRLGEEGLAAGDVISLGGLELRVVSTPGHTADSLCFHLPADRAVLTGDTVLGRGTTVVAHPDGRLGDYLDSLRRLRSLTVDDGVHIVLPGHGPVLEDAQGAVEFYLAHRAHRLAQVETAVESGLRAPEEVVARVYADVDRSLWPAAELSVRAQMDYLREHGLI, from the coding sequence ATGACCGAAGCAGCAGCTCCCCCCGGCCGGCCGCGAGGCGCCGTTCTCTCCGGCCCCGCCACCGCGCGCGCGGTGAACGTCCTCGCCCCCAACGCCTCCGCGATGACCCTGGACGGCACGAACACCTGGATCGTGTCCGAGCCGGACTCCGAGCTCGCGGTCGTGATCGACCCGGGGCCCCTGGACGAGGGACATCTGCGCGGAGTCCTGGACACCGCCGAGAAGGCCGGGAAACGGGTCGCGCTGACCCTGCTGACGCACGGGCACCCCGATCACGCGGAGGGCGCGGGGCGGTTCGCCGAGCTGTCCGGGACCAAGGTGCGGGCCCTGGATGCGGCGTTGCGGCTGGGCGAGGAGGGACTGGCCGCGGGAGACGTGATCAGCCTCGGCGGGCTCGAACTGCGGGTCGTGTCGACCCCGGGGCACACCGCCGACTCGCTGTGCTTCCATCTCCCGGCCGATCGGGCCGTGCTGACCGGGGACACCGTCCTGGGCCGCGGGACGACCGTGGTGGCCCATCCTGACGGGCGGCTGGGCGACTATCTCGACTCCCTGCGCCGACTGCGCTCCCTGACGGTCGACGACGGCGTGCACATCGTCCTGCCGGGTCACGGGCCCGTCCTCGAGGACGCGCAGGGCGCCGTGGAGTTCTATCTCGCCCATCGCGCCCACCGGCTCGCCCAGGTCGAGACCGCCGTCGAGAGCGGCCTCCGGGCGCCGGAGGAGGTCGTCGCGCGCGTCTACGCGGACGTGGACCGGTCGTTGTGGCCCGCGGCCGAGCTGTCGGTCCGGGCGCAGATGGACTATCTGCGGGAGCACGGGCTCATCTAG
- a CDS encoding NUDIX hydrolase translates to MGNGQWFPAEWPERIRALAEGTLTPVTPRRAATVMLVKDSEAGPVVHMLRRRASMAFAGGAYAYPGGGVDPRDDEHQIRWAGPTRAWWAERLGVDETSAQAVVCAAVRETYEEAGVLLAGPSPDTVVGDTTGEDWEADRAALVARDLSFAEFLDRRGLVLRSDLLGAWARWITPEFESRRYDTWFFVAVLPEGQRTRNASTEADRTVWIRPAEAAAGYDKGELLMMPPTIATLRGIVEYGRAADALAAAPARDMTPVLAEARLEEGEVVLSWPGHDEFTKHIPTGGASA, encoded by the coding sequence ATGGTTTCCGGCGGAGTGGCCGGAGCGGATTCGGGCGCTTGCCGAGGGCACGCTGACGCCGGTGACGCCCCGGCGCGCGGCCACCGTGATGCTGGTCAAGGACAGCGAGGCCGGCCCTGTGGTCCATATGCTGCGCAGACGCGCCTCCATGGCCTTCGCCGGAGGCGCCTACGCGTATCCGGGCGGTGGCGTGGACCCGCGCGACGACGAGCACCAGATCCGCTGGGCGGGCCCCACGCGCGCGTGGTGGGCCGAGCGGCTCGGCGTGGACGAGACCTCCGCCCAGGCCGTCGTCTGCGCGGCCGTCCGGGAGACGTACGAGGAGGCGGGTGTCCTGCTCGCCGGCCCCAGCCCGGACACCGTGGTCGGTGACACGACGGGGGAGGACTGGGAGGCGGACCGGGCGGCCCTGGTCGCCAGGGACCTGTCCTTCGCGGAGTTCCTCGACCGCCGGGGACTCGTGCTCCGCTCGGACCTGCTCGGCGCCTGGGCCCGCTGGATCACCCCGGAGTTCGAGTCCCGCCGCTACGACACGTGGTTCTTCGTGGCCGTCCTCCCGGAGGGCCAGCGCACCCGGAACGCCTCCACGGAGGCCGACCGCACGGTGTGGATCCGTCCGGCCGAAGCGGCGGCCGGCTACGACAAGGGCGAGCTGCTGATGATGCCGCCCACCATCGCGACGCTGCGCGGGATCGTGGAGTACGGGAGGGCCGCCGACGCCCTCGCCGCCGCGCCCGCCCGTGATATGACCCCCGTCCTGGCCGAGGCGCGCCTGGAGGAGGGCGAGGTCGTCCTCTCCTGGCCCGGACACGACGAGTTCACCAAGCACATCCCGACCGGTGGAGCCTCCGCATGA